The Tolypothrix sp. NIES-4075 DNA window ATATTAATCAGCAAGTCGAGTTAAATCGTCAACAGTACAAAACCGCACAAGCAGCGATCGCGCAAAAACAGGCAGAATTAAAACAAGCTGAACTCCAGCTATCCTACACCAAAATTACTGCCATGCTCGGCGGTCAAGTTGGTAACAAAGATGTCCGAGTCGGTCAGCAGGTGCAACCAGGACAAACTCTGATGTCAGTTGTGCAGCCGAATCCTTGGGTTATTGCTAACTTTAAGGAAACTCAGTTAGAAAAGATACGTCCCGGACAAAAAGCCGAAATCAAAATTGCTGCTTTCCCCAGTCGCAAATTTATCGGCAAGGTAGATAGTATATCACCTGCCTCTTTTAGCAGGTTTGCCCCCACACCGCAAAATAGCCCCTCGGCTAATTCTAATAATAATACGGTGCAACGAGTTCCGGTGAAGATAATGCTTGAGCCTGAGAGTATTCGCGGTTATGAATCTCGAATTAGTCCGGGAATTAGCGCAGATGTGACAGTGGAAACGCGATAAATCACAATTCATGTGCAGGCGATCGCTTTACCAAACTTTACTTGTATTCAATACAAAACCAGGTAAAATGCGATCGCCACTTATGTTATCAGGATTTTCTAAACATTCCTCTGGTTGACCCGGACGATAAATATAGACTCTACGATTCTTGCGGTCAATCAACCAACCTAGCTGTATTCCCGGTTCCTGCATATATTCTTCCATTTTTTCCTTCAAAGGTTGCAGGTTATCCGAAGCTGACCTGAGTTCAATGACAAAATCAGGACAAATCGGTGCAAACTTTTGCTGCTGTTCGCTTGAGAGAGTATTCCAACGTTCTAATTTAATCCAGGAAACATCTGGAGAACGATTCGCACCCGTTGACAGCTTAAACCCCGTACTAGAGTCAAAACAAATACCCGTGCCATCTTGTTCTGCCCAAATTCCTACCTGTAAAGCAATATTAAAGTTAC harbors:
- a CDS encoding Uma2 family endonuclease translates to MLSSPIVVLIPPSMQMTDEQFFEFCQVNRDLRIERNQLGEISIMPPTGSEAGNSNFNIALQVGIWAEQDGTGICFDSSTGFKLSTGANRSPDVSWIKLERWNTLSSEQQQKFAPICPDFVIELRSASDNLQPLKEKMEEYMQEPGIQLGWLIDRKNRRVYIYRPGQPEECLENPDNISGDRILPGFVLNTSKVW
- a CDS encoding HlyD family secretion protein — encoded protein: MNTHKTSVSEQEVTAIAPIESPRDEKPVSRPRNRKLLPFLIVGVTLGAGAIAAGIYAYRYMQFAKYHQVTDNAYVSADIYPVNSRIAGVVMAVASKDNQSVKPGEVLVQLDPREYQVSLAQAKADLELAKQQAETARQNINNVVTIDTGANSQLAVNPAAQSRIAASKSQNINQQVELNRQQYKTAQAAIAQKQAELKQAELQLSYTKITAMLGGQVGNKDVRVGQQVQPGQTLMSVVQPNPWVIANFKETQLEKIRPGQKAEIKIAAFPSRKFIGKVDSISPASFSRFAPTPQNSPSANSNNNTVQRVPVKIMLEPESIRGYESRISPGISADVTVETR